The Castanea sativa cultivar Marrone di Chiusa Pesio chromosome 11, ASM4071231v1 genome contains a region encoding:
- the LOC142614723 gene encoding uncharacterized protein LOC142614723, with protein MLETDQLEKVDDFLDEAQDLGIEAAIDSFLLKMRTSVYSAEFHLSSNSDSKITMEDSTLILDEPYIIELLLDSPVMDMRLRAWAVFKMVRELQKKRLGEIFTQECSDLKERYYKKREYGNSLKAWTDIRNICHEENLAREQNSGYNAKTYKSILSEMEVKDDQALMLKIIKTQLMDAKTDNDVTEIVTEHINDLRLKVYKIDAILMSTVHGIRNSIEKLKIRSIRDHEVIIAPILSIFLRAQLQEFAGI; from the exons ATGTTAGAAACTGATCAGTTGGAAAAGGTTGATGACTTTTTGGATGAAGCACAAGATTTGGGAATAGAGGCTGCCATAGATTCGTTTCTGTTGAAGATGAGGACCAGCGTGTATTCTGCAGAATTTCACCTTTCTTCCAATTCCGATTCCAAGATTACGATGGAGGATTCAACTCTAATTTTGGATGAACCATATATAATAGAGCTGCTTTTGGACTCTCCGGTGATGGATATGCGACTGCGCGCTTGGGCAGTTTTCAAGATGGTTCGTGAACTTCAAAAGAAAAGGCTTGGCGAGATATTCACCCAAGAATGTTCTGATTTAAAGGAAAGATAttataaaaagagagagtatgGCAACAGTTTAAAGGCTTGGACTGATATACGAAACATCTGTCATGAAGAAAATCTGGCAAGAGAACAGAACTCGGGTTATAATGCTAAAACTTACAAGTCAATCTTGTCTGAGATGGAGGTTAAGGATGATCAGGCGTTGATGCTGAAAATCATAAAGACCCAATTAATGGATGCAAAGACAGATAATGATGTTACAGAGATAGTCACTGAACATATTAATGACTTGAGACTGAAG GTTTATAAAATTGATGCAATATTAATGTCGACTGTGCACGGTATCAGGAATAGCATAGAGAAACTCAAGATCAGATCTATCCGTGACCATGAAGTCATTATAGCGCCTATTTTGAGCATTTTCTTGAGG GCACAACTGCAAGAGTTTGCGGGCATCTGA